AGAGAGGTTAATAACTTAGCTGATAATATAGCTAAGATGATGGTGAGAAAGGAAAAACTATGTCTACAGGAACTCATAACGCTCCTAGCCGTTTAGAAACTCTTTTTGTCTGTCATTCATTAAATAAAAtttctttgttatctattaaaagaaaaaaggagTCTAGCTTGTGTTAAATATGATTCTATTATTTATGAACATGTTTTTAGGGAAGTTAGTTTTTCAGTTGATATTGTGACAAAGCCAAGATACCCGGAAATGTTACTTTGGCAACAAGTTGGAGATGCAACTAAGCATGATCCATCATGTTCCGGGTGTTCAGCATGATCCATCATGTTCCGGGTGATCGGGTGATTCCCTGGAATTGATGAtccattcacaaacaagttcatcgTCAGCAATGCTGTGTTATCAAAATCCAgcataatacagtgtgtattaggCAATATTAAAGCATATGGATGCCCCAACTGGGGGTCGTTTTTTACCTGGTTTATGGATGGGCGTATGGCCATCACAACTTGTCCATACTTCATTGAGTGGTACAAAACAATAACATGCCAAGCCACGGTAGACGAGCTTGATCGAGTCAAGCCCACAACTTCACCACTCTATTCGTAGGTGATTTAGGAAAGGAAATGCGAGTCTCCTGCCAGCCAAAATTGCATGGGAAACAAATAATTAAGTACATCATCTTAGTAGATGGGATTCTTTGTTCTTAGGATTCTATACTGGCACACAACTTTAAACACAAGGAATCTTCTGAATATAATACGTAGTCTATTACAAAAGCTCCTTTTTATTTAGATAACAATATAACAGGAATGATGATCATAGATCCTGTTTAATTTTCTTTGTTTAAtgagtaatatcatcatcattatcatctctGTAGTGCACGTTGAATTTGTCTAAATCTCAAAGTACACAAAAGAGATCATGGGTTTTTAATTTGCAGGTTTAGGCCATCAGTGCTCAAGGCACTAACCTTATTTTGGTGGCTCCCAAGCTTATGATCCCCGAATCATTTCTTTGGTAAATCCATGCCGGAAGCTTGGATACACCAATGAGTTTGTCCATCAATGATGACAATGACTAGATGTATATTTGTTATCAGATTTGGAATTAATATTTTACTAATATGTTTCTTTCACGGAGCTCTTCATTCATGCCTAAAATTAATACAATCCGAGACGTATAACAGTGTCATCTACCGCTTTGAAAATCAGTaactgaaaaataatatactagCATACTTTATGTAAATGTAATTGAATCAACATCTCCTTTTAAGAAAAGAGAGGGTCATGCCACTGTAACAGTCTAACTGAATCTCCATCTCCTTTAAGAAAAAGAGTTTCTCTGACTCTGTCTCTGGTTTTCTTTTGGATCATTAATCTGTTGCTACTACTTTAAAGAAAGTTAATTTTTATGTTGAATCTTTTAGAcatacaaaaataaaatgttatctgatatatcaaaaaagaagtgctctttttttcttgttataAAAAAGAAGTTTATAAAATGCATAACAGTTTAAAGATATCTGCTTTGTCACTCTAATCAATGATCTCTTCTCTATTTCTTCCGTCTCTTTTCTTTACTTTCGAAATTTGATTGTACGTTATTCTCTGTTTCTCTTCACTAGTTTTAACAGAAAGTGTAAATTCATACATAGGTCAATAGTACCAAAGATATCATACCTAAAGATTTGTCATGACAAGGTTGAGTATTAATGTCTTAATCCTTAAAGGTGTAAACCTACATTTTTTGACTTTGTTATCAACTTTCCCTTTACTAGACGCTGTTGGTCTTGAGATTAAAGTTCAAGAGAAATATGATTCCTGTGGGGATTTGACCAAAGTCAATGAATGTTGACTGACAGATATTATAGTGTACATTTTCTCATGGCTGCTGCTGAATGTtaccaaataaataaaacacaaaaCGGTTCTAATTATTAGATCCAGTGTACTGGTAATCCTCGTGGAATTTGCTAACCCctgtaataaccttgcattttctACGTAAACGTtgggaaaaaaatgacaaaataattgtttatttttcttcttctttgttttggaAAATCTTATCATTGCGTCGGGTTAGATATATCAATTATGACTCCAAAGATCTTAGGCTAGATGTATGTACGCTGAAGTGTCTCCAAACCAATACTGACACAACCATGATTGAATGTAGGAGAATGCAGAAAGAAAGAACGCCCATTATGCAGGGGCAAAGAATGGACATAAATGTGCAAGTTTGGGAAATTAGGAGtcatttttatataaaaaaacatacatatatatatatatatggcttTAGAAGCTAGTTTCCAAGTGAGGGAAATTGGCTCTCATGTCCATATATAGCTGATAGCTCTTCCCCTAAGCTAAAAGTATCAGAGTCCAGGCATATGCTCCAGAGGGACCAAACCTAGAGGTCTTCGGCAAAAGATAAGATCAATCTACATATTTTATCTTAGTATTTTGACGAAAACCAATCAACATTTTCAATCAAATTATAGATACCAGGAAATGTTACTTTGGCAACAAGCTTTTTTTGCAGAGTTCTTCAATAATGTCCAACAAAGGGCCACAGAAGAACTCTTTAGTTTCAATCATCTTTAAtcaaattttctcagttttcgtTATCAAATTGCCATAAAGAGTGAAAGATGTTTCGTGATATAATTTATAAAAACAGGAGACTACTGTTTTAAGAGATTAATGGGACCAATAAGATTAGTCGGCATTCAAACAATTATGCAGGCTGCGGCCACTACTATAGTATAATGGCACCTAGAATATGAGCCACAAATAAATATGGTGGGGGAAGGAGAAACCTTGGCCCTCTCCCTTTGCGTTGCTGCTTTAGCTCAATAATGCAGTCTGCTGTTAAGGGGAAAAAATTGTGTTATTAGTTTGACACTTGTTTGCTGGCGGCAACATGCCGTTCATTTTCCTAGTTAGCCCGCATTAAATGAAATAAATTTTCCGTTCAGAGTGATTACAGTGTTTATGTAAGTTCTATGTAAGTTTTGCGCAGGCGTGCACCAAAATAACGTGCACCCTGCCGCGTCTCCTTGTTGATCCTTTGCCATGTGAACAACCATGCTTATCAGTAGCGCCTTCCTAATGCCCTGATGCTTTGTAAACACATTTTTTTCTCAGGAGCCAAATTTTAGTTTTGGACACCATATTATATATACAAGTTGCCGGACAACGTACAGTACGTAACAGACTTTATATCATTTTCAATAGACAAAATCTCTGCAACGAGTAACGTGGTTAACGTTTTAATATACAAGAGCTTTTTCTTTATTGCATTTTGTGTTTGCTGAAATTGTGCAATGTGGTATTCCCCATTACACATAGGGAAAGACATGTAACTTTGCTTTACAGAGAAAAGCTTAAAACCAAgctaaaagaaaaagataacTGGGCAAAGCAAAAAAATGTAGGACCTTTCCCAGTTTCCCTCATGTCTATATCATTGTCACTGAAAACTAGTCCAATGTATCGCAATCCATGCAGGATGGATTAGGATCCAGCCATCATCACCTCCACATTATTAAGAATCTCTCTTCTTGCTCGTGTTAGCGTATATAAAACCACTAGGCATATTCCGAAAAGGATTCAAACAAAACGGAGTTATCAATGGAGAGTGAAGGAATAACAAAGGAAGAAGAACTTCTTAATAGAGGTCCATGGAAACCAGAAGAAGATTTACTTCTTACTAGATACATTGAGACCTGCGGTGAGGGAAAATGGGCTACTGTTTCTAAGAGATCAGGTAACTCTCTCTTTCTCGCTAACGCGATCCATTAGTTGTGGCTTTTGGTGACTGCATTTGTGCTCTTAGCATCATTCTCTGTGTGTTTCTTCTGTTTGTAGGTCTTATGAGAGGTGGAAAGAGTTGTAGATTAAGATGGAAGAATTATCTTAGACCAAATCTAAAACGAGGCGATATGTCAGAGGCAGAAGAAGACCTTATCATTCGCATGCACAAACTTCTTGGCAATCGGTTAGTTTCTTATAAATTCTACTGCACTGGTCTAAACTTATGTAGCTCTaactaattgatttgttatgaaTGAAGGTGGTCATTGATAGCAGGCCGGTTGCCGGGTAGAACAGATAATGAAGTTAAGAATTATTGGAACACACATTTAACCAAGAGGGAGATCATTCAACATGCCAAACCAGATGTACCCATGTCCAAGAGAAGAAAGCTACTTGATCACTCAGCAGACAAGGACAGTACTGAATCCACCTGCGACGACCAAAGTCCTAATAGCAAAACTAATGACGAGTCAGTTAATGAAACAGAAAGAAGCACCGTAAATGGAGTAACAGACGACGAAAGCAAAGTTACAATGAGTGAAGTGGTTTCTCATTCCTGGATGGATCATATGAAGTGCGGCAGCAATAATGATATGCAATCTCATTGGTTCCCGATGGATGGGAAATTCTTCGATGAACCGTACTTGACATCTCTTGACTCGATGTATTTTCTCGATTCATATTATGGAGTTGGTATAGAGAACTACTCTTGGACTGAATCTTTTACGTACGGTTTGGACGATCTGTACCCGATTTCATATAGTTAGATTCTAGATATGTTCTTGGTTAGTGTTTTTTTACTTTCTTGCAAAGGTCTTCCTAGTGTCAATTTGTTTAATTATGGCTTTTTTAGAGTTAATGATCATGTCTTTGAATCTATATTGTTTGTGTACGTAACTATCTTTAGTCATGAACTAAGATGGTGATTAGATGTAATAAAGAAGAATCTCAACTTTTCATTTTGACACCAGCGGGGAAAGTCTTAATGTTCTACGGTTGCGGAGCCAGGATCAAAGGTAAAAGGTGACAAACAATTCTATTGCGCAGCACCAATAATGCATTAAGGGCAGCAGAAAAAAAAGAGGTAAACTCTGAGAGCCAGTTGGTAAATGCCTCTTGCACATACCTGGCTCCACTCCTGAATAGCGACGCTGCAACTATGGTGTATGTAAATTGAGAGAGAATGATTTAGAGGACCACAGGTCCCTCTATTTAGCAGATCAGAGACAGCTGATAGCAACATATAGTTCAATGCACACGGTTGCTTAATCGAAGGAACTGATGAAACAGGCTTCATGGGTTCCAATACATGCTGCAAACAA
This DNA window, taken from Papaver somniferum cultivar HN1 chromosome 3, ASM357369v1, whole genome shotgun sequence, encodes the following:
- the LOC113361138 gene encoding transcription factor MYB82-like; the encoded protein is MESEGITKEEELLNRGPWKPEEDLLLTRYIETCGEGKWATVSKRSGLMRGGKSCRLRWKNYLRPNLKRGDMSEAEEDLIIRMHKLLGNRWSLIAGRLPGRTDNEVKNYWNTHLTKREIIQHAKPDVPMSKRRKLLDHSADKDSTESTCDDQSPNSKTNDESVNETERSTVNGVTDDESKVTMSEVVSHSWMDHMKCGSNNDMQSHWFPMDGKFFDEPYLTSLDSMYFLDSYYGVGIENYSWTESFTYGLDDLYPISYS